A stretch of the Panicum virgatum strain AP13 chromosome 9N, P.virgatum_v5, whole genome shotgun sequence genome encodes the following:
- the LOC120693523 gene encoding transcription factor RSL3-like, whose protein sequence is MESSEASWHSFDPSVAVEDSEAMAQLLAVQYFGNEQKQPPPTAMYWPGCQEADQYYGSAPYYMQQPNSGAGCYDHAGYYGSGTVTMTGDFFVPDEQVADPSFMLDLNLDFEDQEGGGDVPAACKRKLEDQKGESTACTVPKKKSRSTAVPAQKKGRNAQSKKAQKGSCSRGNQEESNDDGNVQCSGNYPSDDDSLEMTACSNVRSATRKSSSGGGATRAGRGAATDPQSLYARKRRERINERLKILQNLVPNGTKVDISTMLEEAVQYVKFLQLQIKLLSSDDMWMFAPIAYNGVNVGLDLKISPPQQ, encoded by the exons ATGGAGTCCTCCGAGGCGAGCTGGCACTCCTTTGATCCGTCAGTCGCCGTGGAGGACTCAGAGGCGATGGCCCAGCTGCTCGCGGTCCAGTACTTCGGCAACGAGCAGaagcagccgccgccgacggccatGTACTGGCCGGGTTGCCAAGAAGCCGACCAGTACTACGGCTCGGCGCCGTACTACATGCAACAGCCCAACTCGGGTGCAGGCTGCTACGACCATGCTGGTTACTACGGCAGCGGCACGGTCACGATGACCGGCGACTTCTTCGTGCCGGACGAGCAGGTGGCGGATCCGAGCTTCATGCTTGATCTGAACCTCGACTTCGAGGAccaggaaggcggcggcgatgtgCCGGCGGCGTGCAAGAGGAAACTGGAGGATCAGAAGGGAGAGAGCACCGCGTGCACCGTTCCAAAGAAGAAATCGCGCTCCACGGCAGTGCCT GCGCAGAAGAAGGGCAGGAACGCGCAGTCCAAGAAGGCGCAGAAGGGCTCGTGCAGCCGAGGCAACCAGGAGGAGAGCAACGACGACGGCAACGTGCAGTGCTCGGGCAACTACCCGTCCGACGACGACTCGCTGGAGATGACCGCGTGCAGCAACGTGAGATCGGCGACCAGGAAGTCGTCGTCGGGAGGTGGGGCGACGAGGGCCGGACGTGGGGCGGCCACCGACCCGCAAAGCCTCTATGCCAGG AAAAGGAGAGAGCGAATCAATGAGCGGCTAAAGATACTGCAGAATCTCGTTCCCAATGGAACCAAG GTAGACATCAGCACGATGCTTGAAGAAGCAGTTCAATACGTCAAGTTCTTGCAGCTCCAAATCAAG CTGTTGAGCTCGGATGATATGTGGATGTTCGCGCCGATCGCATACAACGGGGTCAACGTCGGCCTCGATCTCAAGatctcgccgccgcagcagtgA
- the LOC120692329 gene encoding uncharacterized protein LOC120692329: MDPKHSAEVSKHLDKQNQALMETYRAMSHELHKLQVEEETIMRKLYELMSAEGLLPKRKKEKQQEEKAVESILENKE, encoded by the exons ATGGACCCAAAGCATTCAGCCGAAGTGTCCAA GCATTTGGACAAGCAAAACCAAGCACTAATGGAAACATACCGCGCAATGTCCCATGAGTTGCATAAACTTCAG GTGGAGGAAGAAACAATCATGCGCAAGTTGTATGAACTGATGTCTGCAGAAGGGCTTCTTCCGAAG CGcaagaaagaaaagcaacaggAGGAAAAGGCTGTGGAATCAATTCTGGAGAACAAAGAATAG